TGGAAAATGATGTCGACCACTCAGGAGACCGAGGAAGCCCGCCTCGCAGCGTTGGAGCATTACGCTCTCGACGAGTTGCCACATGACCCTGCCTACGACGATATTGCTCGTCTGGCGGCGGCTGTGACCAACTCACCGATTGCCTACGTCTCTGTGCTCGAACCCGGCGGCGTGCGCATACTGGGCGCACATGGCTTCGAGCCTGAGGCCGAGGTCGCCCGCGACACGCTTCCCTGCGAACTCACCGTCGATGCCGACGGCGTTTATCAGATACCCGACGCGCGTCGTGACCCTGACTACGGCATGAATGGCATCCCGTTCGCCGGCCGCAGCTTCCGCTTCTATGGCGGCGCTCCGGTGCTGACGCCACACTCCATCTCGATCGGCTGCCTTGCGGTGCTGGACACCACGGCACGCCGTCTTTCGCCCTCGCAGATCGACTCGCTCGAGAGCCTCTCTCACATGGTGACGACGCGCCTTGAGCTTTCCGTGCGCGTGCGCCAGCGTGACACCGCCACTCGTGCTCGTCAACGCGTGGAAACAGCGCTCACCATGGAGCGTAACTTCGTTTCGGCCGTGCTCGACACCGTCGGTGCGCTCGTGGTCGTGTTCGACACCGCAGGCCGCATCGTGCGCTTCAACCGCGCCTGCGAAATCATCTCGGGCTATAACTCTTCGGAGCTGCTCGGCAAATATGCCTGGGAGCGCCTGATCCCCGAAGAGGATGTTCCCAGCTATATCGAGAGCTTTGAGCGCATCCGCAACGGCGATTTTCCTACGGCTTACGAAAACTTCTGGACCGCTGCTGACGGCACGCGCCGCCGCATCTCGTGGTCAGCCACTGCGCTCGTCGACACACTCGGCGAGGTCGCCTTCATCATCGCGACGGGCATCGACGTCACCGTGCAGCGCGTGGCCGAGAGCTCCATTCGCGAGTCGGAAGCGAAGTATCGCCAGATCGTCGAAGGCTCGCTGGGCATGGTCTGCACGCACGACCTCGACGGCGTGATCCTCTCGATCAACGACTTCGGTGCGCAGCTCGGCGGTCGCCGCGTGGAAGAGGTCATTGGCCGTCCGCTCACTTCGCTGATGGACCCGTTCTACGTCCACGAGATGGAGCAGTACCTGAAGGAACTGCTGCGCGACGGCGAGTCGTCAGGCCTGCTGCACCTGCAACGTCCTGATGGATCGATGCGCGTGGTGGCCTACCGCAACCGTCTGGTGGAACCGAAGGACGCGCCGCGCTACGTGCTCGGCTTCGGCGTCGACATTACCGAGCAGATCCGCGCAGAGGACCAACTCCGGTCTCTCATCCGCCAGTCGAACTCCGTGCTGGAGTCGGTCGGCGACGGTATCTACGGCATCGACCTCCAGGGGCGCTGCACCATCGTCAACAACGTAGCCGCGCAGATGCTCGGCTACCGCCCTGAAGAAATGATCGGCCGCAACATGCACGAACTAATCCACCACTCGCGTGTTGACGGGACATATTACCCGTCCAACGAGTGCCCGGTTGAAGGCTCCTTGAAAAACAGAAACTCCATGCGCGTCGCCAACGAAGTCTTCTGGCGTAAAGACGGCTCCTGCTTCCCTGTCGAATACGTTGCGCGCCCGCTGATCGAAGCGATCGACCCTGCTATCTCGCAGGTGGAAACCGCTGCGGCGAACGACACGCTCGCGCTGCAGTCGTCCACCGGCGTACAGATTACGCCGCTGCACACGGCCACCTCCGGCGCACCTGCAAACCCGCGCGCGCAGGCACGCGCGGTAGGAGTCGTCGTCGCCTTTACCGATATCTCTGAGCGCAATCAGCTCGACCGCATGAAGGACGAGTTCATCTCCACGGTGTCGCATGAGCTGCGCACACCGCTGACGTCGCTGCGCGCAGCGCTGGGCCTCATCGGCGGCGGCGCGCTGCAGGACCGCCCCGAGAAGATGAAGCAGATGATGGACATCGCCATCGGCAACACCGATCGCCTCGTCCGCCTCGTCAACGACATCCTCGATCTCGAGCGCATCGGCTCCGGTAAGGCAGAGCTCCACGCGATTCAGTGCAACATCTCCGAGCTCTTCGACCGCGCCACGCAGCTACTGCAGGCTACCGCGCACAAGGCCAACGTGCGCTTCCGCATGGAGCCCAATGACGTGACCGTGTGGGCTGACCCCGACCGCATCTTGCAGACGCTGACGAACCTGCTCTCGAACGCAGTGAAGTTCTCGCCCGCAGCGGCGAACCTCCCCAGCGAGATTCGACTGACGGCCAGCTACATCTCGCCTGATGAAGCCCTCATCGAGATCGAAGACCACGGCCGCGGCATTCCCGTGGACAAGCTGCAGCAGATCTTTGAGCGCTTCAAGCAGGTAGACGCCTCCGACTCGCGCGCGATGGGTGGCACAGGCCTCGGCCTCGCCATCTGCCGCTCCATCGTGCACCAGCACGGCGGACACATCTGGGCCACCAGCGTGCTCGGCGAAGGCTCAACCTTCCACTTCACGCTGCCCACGCATCCGCACGGACATATCCGCTAAGGCTGCTGCGGGTCTTCGGCAACACGCTTCATCTGCGCCAGGCCGCGTTCAAAGTCCGGTCCAATCATCGCGTCCATGTTCTTGAAGACGCACATCACCTTCGACATGAAGTTCAAGGGGCCGCTCATGATCCACGTCACCTGTGTGCCGTCGGTCTGCGGCGTCAACTGATACTCCACCTTCGCGTCGCTCTCGAACGGCTTGATGAAGTGCAGATCGAGCGTCGTGTCATACGGCGTGGCGGTCAGCACCTTCATGTTGCCTTCGCCGGCCTTCGAGTTCCCGACCCAGGCAACCGTCGCTCCCACGCCGACCGGCGGACCGGAGAACGTCTCCTTCATGTTCGGGTCGAGGTGCTGCCACGGCGACCACAGCGCGAAGTGATGCATGTCCTGCAGCAGCGGATTGATCTTGTCCGCGCTCGCGTGAATCTTGGTCGTGCGCTCGACGCGGTATGAATCCGGCTTACGCGAAGCCAGCATCAGGACGACTCCCACAAACACAATCAGCAGAACCACCAGCCAACCAAACACTCGACGCATGTGCGACCATTTCTCCCGGGTGAGTTTGCTGACCAGTGTCGGCGAAGTCGGTGCGATGCACAAGAGAAATGAATGTCGTGTTCCATCGAGCGCGAATGTATTTACATTGATACTTTCGCTACGCTGCGGCATCCTATCTGCATGAGCACGCCTGTCACCCCCATCGGTCCCAACGTCCGCATCGGCCACGTCCATTTGAAGGTCGCCAACCTTGAGCGCGCGATCGCGTTTTACTCTGGCGTGCTGGGCTTCGAACTCACGGTGAAGTACGGTGACTCGGCAGCATTTCTTTCGGCGGGCGGCTATCACCATCACATCGGCCTGAACACGTGGGAGAGCCTCAACGGCCCGCCCGCGCCGATGGGGACGACCGGGCTGTATCACACGGCGATCCTCTATCCCACGCGCGCCGAGCTTGCCGACGCGCTGCGCCGCGTGGTGAAAGCTGGCGTCGGCCTTGAAGGCGCCTCCGACCACGGCGTCAGCGAGGCGATCTATCTCCGCGACCCCGACGGCAACGGCGTCGAGCTCTACTGGGACCGCCCGCGCGAGCAGTGGCCGCTTGACGCCCAGGGCAACCTGACGATGTTCACCCGTCCGCTCGACCTGCACGCTTTGATCAAAGAGTAGCTTTCACACGCGATCGCGCGCGCTGCAGCTACACTCATGCCATGCGATCTGCGCTGGCTTCTCTCACTCTAACGCTCGCCCTCGCCTGCGGCCTTTCCGCCGTTGCGCAGGAGCTGATCAAGCCTTCCGACACCGGCATCCGCTCCAGCTTCGACGCGCCGAACGTAGTGCTTCGCCCGAAGCATCTCGAAGGAGCGCCGATCCTGCTCTGGATGCCGGGCACGAACGGCGAGCCGTCGTTCACCGTGCCGTTTCTGAAGACGATCGCCGCGCAAGGTTATCGCGTCATCGGCATGGAGTACGACGACACCCCAGCCGTCTCGCAAATCTGCCCCCGCATCCCGGACTCAAACTGCGCAGCGGCCTTCCGCTCGATGCGCGTCTATGGACCTAACCTCCACGGGGGACCGAGCGCTGACACCAAGGCCTCGCCCGTCGAGAACCCTGTGCAGGAGAGCATTTCTGCGCGCCTCGTCGCGCTGCTGCATGAGCTCGACAAGCGCCACCCCAACGAAGGCTGGGCCGAGTACCTCGACGGCGAGCAGCCGAAGTGGTCGCGCATCGCTGTCTCCGGGCAGTCGCAGGGCGCGGGCATGGCGGCGTTCATCGCCAAGCAGCACGAGGTGCCACGCGTCATCCTCTTCTCCAGCCCGCTCGACTTCCAGGGCAACCTGCGCAATCCGCGCTTCGCTCCCTGGCTACGCGACAAGAGCGTCACGCCGCTCGACCGCTGGTACGCCGTGCGCAACTCGCGCGAGCCCTTCAACGACGCGCTCACCAAAAGCTATCCCCTGCTCGGCGTACCGGCCGACCATATCCGCGTCTTCTCGCTTGATCTGCCTCCGCAGGCCAACGCCGCAAACCCGATGGTCTACCACGGCATCAACATCCACGACATGCGCTACCTGCCTGAGTGGCAGTTCCTCTTCGGCAACGTCAACCCGAACTGACATCCCGCGGCCGACGCGGCGCAAACCCTGAGCGCGACACGCGGAGCCGCCTGCCACCGCGTCACCAGCGGCGATTTATCATAGAGACATGCCGTACACCGTCGCTGCCCTCTACAAGTTCGTCACCGTCGAAGACCCCGCCGCTCTGCGCGAAGCGCTGGCCGCGAGCTTCGTCGAAGGCGAGCTGCTGGGCACGATCCTCATCGCCACGGAAGGCGTAAACGGCACAGTCGCTGCAGCGGATCCCGCCGTCATCGATCGCCTGCTCGCGTTCCTGCACGAGCGCCTCGGGCTCGACCGCGCGGAGGTCAAGTTCTCCAGCGCCGACGACGCGCCCTTCGGCCGATTGAAGTTCAAGGTGAAGAACGCGGTGCTCACCTTCCGTGGCGTGGAGGTGGACCCGAACCGCCCCGGCACCTACGTGGAGGCGGCCGACTGGAACGCGCTGCTCGCCGACCCCGAGGTCCTCCTCGTGGACACGCGCAACGACTACGAGGTGGAGGCCGGCACCTTTCAGGGCGCCATCGACCCGCACCTCACCAAGTTCTCGGAGTTCGTCGACTACACACGCGAGCACCTGGACGCGACCAAGCACAAGAAGGTGGCGATGTTCTGCACCGGCGGCATCCGCTGCGAAAAGGCCTCAGCCTACCTGCTGCAACAGGGCTTCGAGAACGTCTACCACCTACGCGGCGGCATCCTGAAATACCTCGAAGACATCCCCACCTCCGACAGCCTCTGGCAAGGCGATTGCTTCGTCTTCGATCGGCGACGCGGTGTGGGACATGATCATTTTGAGGAAGGCGAATAGCTGCTCAGCAACCGCTGAAGGTGTCATTCTTGATAAGTCTTACACCAAGCTGAGTTCGCTTCTAACTCGGCTTCAAGATCATCAAGAGATAGATTGCAATCATACTGCTTCATCGAGCGCTCAAGCTCAAGCAGCGTTTTGAACGCCAAGATGCGATCAAACGGCACATGCCCATTTGCTTGGCTGCGCCACACGTATCTGAATCCGGCGATTGATGCAGCAACCTGATCGAGCTTGGCCACGGTTTCAGTCGTTGTTATCACGCCGCCTCCGCTCATTTTCTTCAAGCTTTTTACGAATCTCTTCGGGCATTGAGTCCATAGCAATCGAACGATTCGATTTTGTCGAATCGCTAAACGAACTGCGAAATTCCATGGAAGGACGCGGGAACCGATGGGCCCCGCAACGATTTGAGCCGGGGCGGGCTTCCTGATCGCATCCAGGATGTGTACAACGCATGCTGTCCTCTCCTAATTAGGTTTCGATATTACATGCAAGATGATGATTGACATTGCAAGCAAAGCCACAAACAATAGCGCCTGAGCTACGGACAAAAAGTTAGCCTTCCTTTTGTTCACCGCGGCTTGAAGACCTAACACGTCGCTCCATAATTCAATTATGTCGTTCTTCGTATTTACAACTATGGATTTGCTCAAGCTCGTAGTTGGTAGGCCACAAATGTCGTTAACATATGTCCTGATTATCTCGAAATCAGGAATCTTCGCTTGAGGAATTACCCTGTTCGCCGCGAGCGCACAGAGGATGCTGGCAAGGACTGCTCCAAAGGCAAGCAGAAGTAGATAACGATATGTGCCTTCGACTTGTACAGAAGATCCCCCCTTCACAAAAACGAATCCCGCACTCAGAGCTATGCCGCAGATGGTGACGACTCTTTGCGCCTTATCTTCGATGGCGGAGTTGATGCGATTATTTTCACGGAAGATTTCTACGGCATGACTCAACAAAGAGGATAAGAGTTCCTCGCGGATCGCTGTAGCTTTCTCTGACGAGAGCATACGGCACTATACCTCGTGATGCTGTGGGATCGGCATCTCATTCCTAGTCATGTGACATGTCGTCATATACTTCTCCCATGAAACACCTCCGCTCTCTCCTCACCGTCGCGCTTTGTGCTGCTCTTTCTGCTCCTGCTTGGGCTTGGGGACGAACGGGGCATCGGTTGGTGGCCGAGGTCGCTTGGGACCACATGACGCCCGAGGCCAAAGCGCAGGTGCAGGCGTTGCTGGGCAAGGAGAGCATGGCCGACATCGCTTCGTGGGCCGATGCGTATCTCGCGGGCAATCGCCAGACCATGCAGTGGCACTTCGTGAATATTCCGCCGGGCGCGACCTATAACCGTGATCGCGACTGCCAGGTGCAGCCCGGGGTGACGCTCGGCTCCAAGGCCGACAAGTGGCGCGACTGCGTGGTCGATCGCATTCCCTACAACCTGGAGCGCGTGGGCGATACGTCGCTCGACACCGCCGACCGTGCCGTGGCGCTGAAGTTTCTCGTGCACTTTGTGGGCGATGAGCATCAGCCGTATCACGCGTATGGGCTGGGCCGCGGCGCCAACGATATCCCCGTCACCTTCTTTGGCGAGGAGAAGAGCAAGTGGGGCCATCATGAGCTGCATGAGGTGTGGGACGATGGCCTGATCGACCATGCGCACCGCGACGACGCGCAGTGGCTGGCGATGCTCGAAAAGCAGATCGCCGACAAGCATCTGGAAGCGGGCGACGGCGACTCGGTGACGTGGGCGACGGAGTCGCAGGCGATCGGCGGCGAGGCGCTCGTGCTGCCCGGCGCCAACATCGATCAGGCGTACGCCGACAAGTATCTGCCGGTGATCGAGACGCGGTTGGAGCTTGCGGGGCTGCGGCTCGCCAAGCTGCTCAACGCGAGCTTCGCGGCGAAGAAGAAGGCTGCAACAGCAAATGACGACGGCAGGCCATGATGGCCTGCCGTCTTGTTTGCTGCGCGCAGCTTAGCGTGCGGCCGAAGCTACGATCACGCTTGCGATGACGCCGGTGGCTGCTGCAGCGAGGACGTAGTTGCCGTCCACCTGACGCCACTGGTATCCGCGCGGCGGAGCCGAGAGATGGTGCGAGCGGTAGTCCACCTGTGCCCCGCGGTTCCAGTCGTTCTGCTGGATGTGGCCGCCCTTCTTCCAATCATTGTGCTGCACGTAACCACCGTGGTTGCCGCCGTGATCGTCATGGCCGCCGCCGTGGTCGTCGTGACCGGGGCCTTGCGCCAACGCAGCAAACGGTGCGACAGCCAGCATCGCGGAAAGTACAAAGCTAGAGGTCTTCGTGAGTTTCATCTTGTCTCCTTCGTACCGATCCAGCGGCACTCGAGGGTTGGATGCAAGACGTGTCTAAGAAACAGAGGATTGTTACCAATCGTTACAAAGAGAAGAGGCGGACTCTTTCGAGTCCGCCTCTTCGGGTTACGAGGAACCGCGTTACTCCGCGGCCATCTCTTCCTGTTCGCCTTCCATGCGCATCTGCTCGAGCTCGCGCTCTTCGGCTTCGTGCGCTTCCTGCACTTCGGCCTGGATCTGAGCAGCCGCTTCTTCGAGCTCCGGAGAGAGCGCGACATTGCGGTAGTACTCCATACCCGTACCGGCAGGGATCAGACGACCCACGATGACGTTTTCCTTCAGGCCGCGGAGCGTATCCATGGCGCCGTTGATGGACGCCTCGGTGAGTACGCGCGTGGTTTCCTGGAACGACGCCGCCGAGATGAAGCTGTCGGTGGAGAGCGATGCCTTCGTGATACCGAGCAGCAGCGGACGACCGATCGACGGACGACCGCCATCCATCAGCACGCGCTGGTTCTCAGCGTTGAAGCGGAAGCGATCCACCTGCTGCTCGAGCAGGAAGTTGGTGTCGCCCACTTCTTCGATCTTCACCCAACGCATCATCTGACGAACGATCGTTTCGATGTGCTTATCGGAGATCGACACGCCCTGCAAGCGGTAGACTTCCTGGATTTCGTTGACCAGGTAAATCTGCAGCTCGCGCTCGCCCAACACTTCGAGGATGTCGTGCGGGTTACGCGGTCCGTCGATGAGAGCATCGCCGGCGCGAACGCGCTCGCCTTCCTGAACGTTGACGTACACACCACGCGGTACCGAGTACTCGTCTTCCGTTCCGCTATCCGACGTGACGTAGACCTTACGCTGGCCCTTCGATACGTCGCCGAAGCGAACGATACCGTCGAGCTTGGCGATGATCGCCGGATCACGCGGCTTACGCGCTTCGAAGAGTTCCACAACGCGCGGCAGACCGCCCGTGATGTCCTTCGTACGCG
Above is a genomic segment from Granulicella cerasi containing:
- a CDS encoding S1/P1 nuclease; protein product: MKHLRSLLTVALCAALSAPAWAWGRTGHRLVAEVAWDHMTPEAKAQVQALLGKESMADIASWADAYLAGNRQTMQWHFVNIPPGATYNRDRDCQVQPGVTLGSKADKWRDCVVDRIPYNLERVGDTSLDTADRAVALKFLVHFVGDEHQPYHAYGLGRGANDIPVTFFGEEKSKWGHHELHEVWDDGLIDHAHRDDAQWLAMLEKQIADKHLEAGDGDSVTWATESQAIGGEALVLPGANIDQAYADKYLPVIETRLELAGLRLAKLLNASFAAKKKAATANDDGRP
- the trhO gene encoding oxygen-dependent tRNA uridine(34) hydroxylase TrhO gives rise to the protein MPYTVAALYKFVTVEDPAALREALAASFVEGELLGTILIATEGVNGTVAAADPAVIDRLLAFLHERLGLDRAEVKFSSADDAPFGRLKFKVKNAVLTFRGVEVDPNRPGTYVEAADWNALLADPEVLLVDTRNDYEVEAGTFQGAIDPHLTKFSEFVDYTREHLDATKHKKVAMFCTGGIRCEKASAYLLQQGFENVYHLRGGILKYLEDIPTSDSLWQGDCFVFDRRRGVGHDHFEEGE
- a CDS encoding BPSS1187 family protein, with the protein product MRSALASLTLTLALACGLSAVAQELIKPSDTGIRSSFDAPNVVLRPKHLEGAPILLWMPGTNGEPSFTVPFLKTIAAQGYRVIGMEYDDTPAVSQICPRIPDSNCAAAFRSMRVYGPNLHGGPSADTKASPVENPVQESISARLVALLHELDKRHPNEGWAEYLDGEQPKWSRIAVSGQSQGAGMAAFIAKQHEVPRVILFSSPLDFQGNLRNPRFAPWLRDKSVTPLDRWYAVRNSREPFNDALTKSYPLLGVPADHIRVFSLDLPPQANAANPMVYHGINIHDMRYLPEWQFLFGNVNPN
- a CDS encoding VOC family protein; translation: MSCSIERECIYIDTFATLRHPICMSTPVTPIGPNVRIGHVHLKVANLERAIAFYSGVLGFELTVKYGDSAAFLSAGGYHHHIGLNTWESLNGPPAPMGTTGLYHTAILYPTRAELADALRRVVKAGVGLEGASDHGVSEAIYLRDPDGNGVELYWDRPREQWPLDAQGNLTMFTRPLDLHALIKE
- a CDS encoding SRPBCC family protein — its product is MRRVFGWLVVLLIVFVGVVLMLASRKPDSYRVERTTKIHASADKINPLLQDMHHFALWSPWQHLDPNMKETFSGPPVGVGATVAWVGNSKAGEGNMKVLTATPYDTTLDLHFIKPFESDAKVEYQLTPQTDGTQVTWIMSGPLNFMSKVMCVFKNMDAMIGPDFERGLAQMKRVAEDPQQP
- a CDS encoding RcnB family protein; amino-acid sequence: MKLTKTSSFVLSAMLAVAPFAALAQGPGHDDHGGGHDDHGGNHGGYVQHNDWKKGGHIQQNDWNRGAQVDYRSHHLSAPPRGYQWRQVDGNYVLAAAATGVIASVIVASAAR
- a CDS encoding PAS domain S-box protein encodes the protein MSTTQETEEARLAALEHYALDELPHDPAYDDIARLAAAVTNSPIAYVSVLEPGGVRILGAHGFEPEAEVARDTLPCELTVDADGVYQIPDARRDPDYGMNGIPFAGRSFRFYGGAPVLTPHSISIGCLAVLDTTARRLSPSQIDSLESLSHMVTTRLELSVRVRQRDTATRARQRVETALTMERNFVSAVLDTVGALVVVFDTAGRIVRFNRACEIISGYNSSELLGKYAWERLIPEEDVPSYIESFERIRNGDFPTAYENFWTAADGTRRRISWSATALVDTLGEVAFIIATGIDVTVQRVAESSIRESEAKYRQIVEGSLGMVCTHDLDGVILSINDFGAQLGGRRVEEVIGRPLTSLMDPFYVHEMEQYLKELLRDGESSGLLHLQRPDGSMRVVAYRNRLVEPKDAPRYVLGFGVDITEQIRAEDQLRSLIRQSNSVLESVGDGIYGIDLQGRCTIVNNVAAQMLGYRPEEMIGRNMHELIHHSRVDGTYYPSNECPVEGSLKNRNSMRVANEVFWRKDGSCFPVEYVARPLIEAIDPAISQVETAAANDTLALQSSTGVQITPLHTATSGAPANPRAQARAVGVVVAFTDISERNQLDRMKDEFISTVSHELRTPLTSLRAALGLIGGGALQDRPEKMKQMMDIAIGNTDRLVRLVNDILDLERIGSGKAELHAIQCNISELFDRATQLLQATAHKANVRFRMEPNDVTVWADPDRILQTLTNLLSNAVKFSPAAANLPSEIRLTASYISPDEALIEIEDHGRGIPVDKLQQIFERFKQVDASDSRAMGGTGLGLAICRSIVHQHGGHIWATSVLGEGSTFHFTLPTHPHGHIR